A window of the Thermodesulfovibrionales bacterium genome harbors these coding sequences:
- the greA gene encoding transcription elongation factor GreA — translation MNGRIPMTKEGYQKLQEELERLLKVERPKNIREIEEARAHGDLSENAEYHAAKEKQAFIEARIRELQTKLSMAEVIDPSRINQSKIAFGAKVKVLDLEADEEYLFHLVGPEEADVKSGKISITSPVGRALVGKEVGDRVTIKAPARTIEYEIIEISYQ, via the coding sequence ATGAACGGAAGAATTCCAATGACAAAAGAGGGTTATCAGAAACTTCAGGAAGAACTGGAGAGGCTCCTGAAGGTTGAAAGACCTAAAAATATCAGAGAGATAGAGGAGGCACGTGCTCATGGAGATCTCTCTGAAAATGCAGAGTATCATGCTGCCAAGGAAAAGCAGGCCTTCATAGAGGCGAGGATTAGAGAACTCCAGACAAAGCTCTCTATGGCTGAGGTGATTGATCCATCGAGGATTAATCAATCAAAGATAGCCTTCGGAGCGAAGGTGAAGGTTTTAGATCTAGAGGCTGATGAGGAATATTTATTCCATCTTGTTGGTCCTGAAGAGGCTGATGTAAAGAGTGGAAAGATATCTATTACCAGTCCTGTTGGCAGGGCACTTGTTGGAAAAGAGGTTGGCGACAGGGTCACCATCAAGGCTCCGGCAAGGACAATAGAGTACGAGATCATTGAGATATCCTATCAATGA